A genomic segment from Haloarchaeobius salinus encodes:
- a CDS encoding Cdc6/Cdc18 family protein, which translates to MTQFSETSPIFKREEVLREEHYPDELPERKGEMDDLHMSLAPAARGVGANNVFLHGKAGQGKTAAAQAKLSELQQHAEEESDHLNLTTAYVSCESHDLSTSYKAASRIYQELTGETRPTGYATDVVMDMMFEAMNDIGGTIIIVLDEIDTLGDDDRILYSLPRARAQGYVDDHVFPSIIGISNDLQWRDNLSPKVKSSLYDDSVLFSPYDATQLQQILRRRAAKAFRDTELVPVEGATSTGDTDRDSGSTNSSTTSPTGTAGSEPEEQRTHDEAAVDGTTEPVGPEIEEPAGDQPTGPSDGTPVDGTPVDGTPVQVDNSGKEYIFRSEILTDDVIPLIAALSAQDTGDARQAIKYLRKAGELADKSDETMVTAEHAREAQALVEREAVVEAMREMTTQAHLALAALTALELSGDAPVRAKPIYGVYKSIASEVDADKLGQRRFKDHLRELDMQGIADGEKVAAGSIGGPAWQYQLQVDTEIAVEVLKDTTRVANINFKTIGDDRSLP; encoded by the coding sequence ATGACCCAGTTCTCCGAGACCTCGCCGATCTTCAAACGTGAGGAGGTCCTCCGAGAGGAGCACTATCCGGACGAACTCCCGGAACGGAAGGGGGAGATGGACGACCTGCACATGTCTCTCGCACCTGCAGCCCGGGGTGTCGGAGCGAACAACGTCTTCTTGCACGGGAAAGCTGGACAGGGAAAGACGGCCGCAGCACAGGCGAAGCTCTCGGAGCTCCAGCAGCACGCCGAGGAGGAGTCAGACCACCTCAACCTCACTACGGCCTACGTCTCGTGTGAGTCGCACGACCTCTCGACCTCCTACAAGGCCGCGTCCCGGATCTACCAGGAGCTCACCGGTGAGACGAGACCGACTGGCTACGCCACGGACGTCGTGATGGACATGATGTTCGAGGCGATGAACGATATCGGCGGCACGATCATCATCGTCCTTGACGAGATCGACACGCTCGGTGACGACGACAGAATCCTCTACAGCCTCCCCAGAGCACGGGCGCAGGGATACGTCGACGATCACGTGTTCCCGAGCATCATCGGTATCAGCAACGACCTCCAGTGGCGGGACAACCTCAGTCCGAAGGTCAAGAGCTCGCTGTACGACGACTCCGTGCTGTTCTCGCCGTACGACGCGACGCAGCTCCAGCAGATCCTCCGTCGACGGGCTGCCAAAGCGTTCCGCGATACGGAACTCGTTCCCGTCGAGGGGGCGACGAGCACGGGAGACACCGACCGAGACAGCGGGTCGACGAATTCGTCGACAACGTCACCGACCGGGACGGCAGGTAGTGAACCAGAGGAACAGCGGACTCACGACGAGGCGGCCGTCGATGGAACGACGGAACCGGTTGGTCCGGAGATCGAGGAACCGGCAGGGGACCAGCCGACCGGTCCGTCGGATGGGACACCTGTGGACGGGACACCTGTGGATGGAACACCGGTACAGGTCGACAACTCGGGGAAGGAGTACATCTTCCGGAGCGAGATACTCACCGACGACGTCATCCCGCTCATCGCCGCGCTGTCCGCACAGGACACCGGGGACGCTCGGCAGGCGATCAAGTACCTCCGGAAGGCGGGCGAGCTGGCCGACAAGAGCGACGAGACGATGGTGACCGCCGAGCACGCTCGGGAGGCCCAGGCGCTCGTCGAGCGGGAGGCAGTCGTCGAGGCGATGCGGGAGATGACGACGCAGGCGCACCTGGCGCTCGCGGCCCTCACCGCACTCGAACTCTCCGGCGACGCCCCCGTCCGTGCGAAACCCATCTACGGGGTGTACAAGAGCATCGCGTCGGAGGTCGACGCCGACAAGCTCGGGCAGCGCCGGTTCAAGGACCACCTTCGCGAGCTGGATATGCAGGGTATCGCTGACGGGGAGAAGGTCGCCGCCGGTTCGATCGGCGGTCCCGCCTGGCAGTACCAGCTCCAGGTGGATACGGAGATCGCCGTCGAGGTGCTGAAGGACACGACGCGTGTGGCGAACATCAACTTCAAGACCATCGGGGACGACCGTTCGCTCCCCTGA
- a CDS encoding HTH domain-containing protein — protein MTSQFDTHLDNSSLTVELFVCASMYGTYEKQNDVIQRIERLADRGVVDEFERHTWTRRLSPAAEDTWCEFAREKYAEFTRWAELSDRTLEPAFTRRSITNEFVGEHYEVIQFPILSIAIYADDRLVRLSPSVDGDGVAYTIEDSLSELERLAEQPVHQPQHVPEP, from the coding sequence ATGACAAGCCAATTCGACACCCACCTCGACAACAGCTCACTCACCGTCGAGCTGTTCGTCTGTGCATCGATGTACGGAACGTACGAGAAACAGAACGACGTCATCCAGCGGATCGAGCGACTCGCCGACCGGGGCGTCGTCGACGAGTTCGAACGGCACACCTGGACACGTCGACTGTCACCCGCTGCAGAAGACACCTGGTGTGAGTTCGCTCGCGAGAAATACGCGGAGTTCACCAGGTGGGCAGAGCTGTCCGATCGGACGCTCGAACCCGCGTTCACGAGGCGGTCGATCACCAACGAGTTCGTCGGAGAGCACTACGAAGTCATCCAGTTCCCGATACTCTCGATCGCGATCTACGCGGACGACAGACTGGTCCGACTCTCACCGTCCGTCGACGGTGACGGTGTGGCCTACACCATCGAGGACTCGCTGTCCGAACTCGAACGGCTGGCAGAACAGCCGGTCCACCAGCCTCAACACGTTCCCGAACCGTAG
- a CDS encoding DUF7837 family putative zinc-binding protein, with the protein MSRSPGTDSQNRHELGDCPHCGTRLGRGDVLISYTEGDQQRHWADCPNCREIVHPQGVRE; encoded by the coding sequence ATGTCGCGCAGCCCAGGGACGGACAGTCAGAATCGCCACGAGTTAGGCGACTGTCCACACTGTGGGACGCGACTAGGACGGGGGGATGTGCTAATCAGCTACACCGAAGGCGACCAACAGCGCCACTGGGCCGACTGTCCGAACTGTCGTGAGATAGTCCACCCACAGGGAGTGCGGGAGTGA
- a CDS encoding lipid II:glycine glycyltransferase FemX, whose amino-acid sequence MSYDCEELDPTDRDQWNELVETAPQGTPFHLFESLEVLARESGTELHPLLVRKGQEPIGLFPIFDRRVGPVRVAFSPPPDLKVEYLGPVLLERQALKPRRREKRLSRLVETSLDWVDDEIDPRFVHARTGARFDDPRPFIWRDWEVVPRHTYVVDLTRDLDDLFMDFSSDARSNVREAEEYDVVVRQGDREHIEPIIDLMRRRHEAQDLTYPLEAATVESLYDELPDGVLQPYVCELEGSFVGGQLALELGEDHLVWIGTSERDAPIDPNDLMDWHAIQDAAERGLKRYDFVGANNERITGYKAKFAPELERYYRLERSTLPTRTAARAYKRIS is encoded by the coding sequence ATGAGCTACGACTGCGAGGAACTCGATCCGACCGACCGAGACCAGTGGAACGAACTCGTCGAAACAGCACCACAGGGGACCCCCTTCCACCTGTTCGAGAGCCTCGAGGTGCTCGCGCGCGAATCCGGGACGGAGCTCCACCCACTGCTGGTTCGGAAGGGGCAGGAGCCGATCGGACTGTTCCCCATCTTCGACCGCCGGGTCGGCCCCGTCCGGGTCGCGTTCTCGCCCCCGCCAGATCTGAAGGTCGAGTACCTGGGCCCGGTGCTCCTCGAGCGGCAGGCGTTGAAGCCACGCCGTCGCGAGAAACGACTCTCACGGCTCGTCGAGACCAGCCTCGACTGGGTCGACGACGAGATAGACCCGCGGTTCGTGCACGCCAGAACCGGCGCACGGTTCGACGACCCCAGACCGTTCATCTGGCGTGACTGGGAGGTCGTCCCGAGGCACACCTACGTCGTGGATCTCACCCGAGATCTCGACGACCTGTTCATGGACTTCAGTTCCGACGCACGGTCGAACGTCCGTGAGGCCGAGGAGTACGACGTCGTCGTCAGGCAGGGCGACAGGGAGCACATCGAGCCGATCATCGATCTGATGCGTCGTCGACACGAAGCGCAGGACCTGACGTATCCCCTTGAGGCCGCGACCGTCGAGTCCTTGTACGACGAACTTCCCGACGGTGTGCTCCAGCCGTACGTCTGTGAGTTAGAGGGCTCGTTCGTCGGTGGCCAGCTGGCGCTGGAACTCGGCGAGGACCATCTCGTCTGGATCGGTACCAGCGAACGCGATGCACCCATCGACCCGAACGACCTGATGGACTGGCACGCGATCCAGGATGCCGCCGAACGGGGCCTGAAACGGTACGATTTCGTCGGCGCGAACAACGAACGGATCACCGGCTACAAGGCGAAGTTCGCCCCCGAACTCGAGCGCTACTACCGACTCGAACGGTCCACATTACCGACTCGTACGGCGGCCAGAGCGTACAAGCGCATCTCCTAA
- a CDS encoding alkaline phosphatase family protein — MAPESDTGVETLLVGIDAACPRVLDELFEADVTPNLEAFFDAGASGPLASQLPPWTPSAWPSIYTGVNPGKHGVFGFLRFRGYEWDVVDYEDVREFSIWELLGEQGKQSVVVNVPVTGPPRSFPGALVPGYVAPEDPVCHPDGLLDDLRDEVPDYRVYPPDADSRDEQLRHYRDCISSRVEAFDYLVDRFAPDFGFVQFQVCDTVFHQYPGDWDAVESVYGAVDEAFGRLLDDHDPETVLVASDHGIGEYAGYEFRVNEYLADRGYVETTRDGSGMPSWSSIARQRFHDDDDVGSVTNAVEQAARRAIATAARAGVTADRVYRYLDWVGLAEPVAERLDPEFVRAGTRRVDFGESIAFMRDRIELGVRLNVIGREPDGVVPPDDYDSVRTELVDALERAQTPAGNQVFERVLPREAVFHGPYVDEAPDLIVVPAGFDQFLSASLRGDTFAEPTESWNHKPTGSVAIAGPNVDQEQSVRDAGVLDIAPTICSSVGVPVPNRMDGEALTVVPTPAREQYPPYPHGGGGEARRRLPVDGTDPEPIGEIE, encoded by the coding sequence ATGGCTCCCGAGTCGGATACTGGTGTCGAGACACTCCTCGTCGGCATCGACGCCGCCTGCCCACGTGTCCTCGACGAGCTCTTCGAAGCGGACGTGACGCCGAACCTGGAAGCGTTCTTCGATGCGGGCGCGAGTGGGCCGCTCGCCTCGCAGCTTCCACCCTGGACTCCCAGTGCCTGGCCGTCGATCTACACCGGAGTGAACCCCGGTAAGCACGGCGTATTCGGCTTCCTTCGCTTCCGGGGATACGAGTGGGACGTCGTCGACTACGAGGACGTTCGCGAGTTCTCCATCTGGGAACTGCTCGGAGAACAGGGGAAACAGAGCGTCGTCGTCAACGTCCCGGTGACCGGGCCACCTCGATCGTTCCCGGGTGCGCTCGTACCGGGGTACGTGGCCCCTGAAGACCCGGTCTGTCATCCGGACGGGCTGCTCGACGACCTTCGCGACGAGGTCCCGGACTACCGGGTCTACCCACCGGACGCCGACAGTCGAGACGAGCAGCTCCGACACTACCGCGACTGCATCTCGTCCCGTGTCGAGGCCTTCGACTACCTCGTCGACCGGTTCGCTCCGGACTTCGGCTTCGTCCAGTTCCAGGTGTGCGACACCGTCTTCCACCAGTATCCAGGGGACTGGGACGCCGTCGAATCGGTGTACGGGGCGGTCGACGAGGCCTTCGGGCGTCTCCTCGACGACCACGACCCCGAGACCGTCCTGGTCGCGAGTGACCACGGCATCGGCGAGTACGCCGGCTACGAGTTCCGCGTGAACGAGTACCTCGCCGACCGGGGCTACGTCGAGACGACGCGTGATGGCTCCGGGATGCCCTCCTGGTCCAGCATCGCCCGTCAGCGGTTCCACGACGACGATGATGTGGGCAGCGTGACCAACGCCGTCGAGCAGGCGGCCCGGCGGGCGATCGCGACCGCAGCCCGTGCAGGCGTCACAGCCGACCGCGTCTACCGGTATCTCGACTGGGTGGGACTCGCCGAGCCCGTCGCAGAGCGGCTCGATCCGGAGTTCGTGCGGGCTGGCACCCGCCGGGTCGACTTCGGCGAATCGATAGCGTTCATGCGCGACCGGATCGAACTCGGGGTCCGCCTGAACGTCATCGGCCGAGAACCCGACGGTGTCGTTCCACCCGACGACTACGATTCGGTCCGGACCGAACTCGTCGATGCACTGGAGCGGGCACAGACGCCAGCCGGGAACCAGGTGTTCGAACGGGTACTTCCACGCGAAGCGGTCTTCCACGGCCCCTACGTCGACGAGGCACCAGATCTGATCGTCGTTCCCGCCGGGTTCGATCAGTTCCTCTCAGCCTCCCTCAGGGGCGACACGTTCGCCGAGCCGACCGAGTCCTGGAACCACAAACCGACCGGCTCGGTCGCCATCGCCGGTCCGAACGTCGACCAGGAACAGTCGGTTCGGGATGCCGGTGTGCTCGACATCGCCCCGACCATCTGTTCGTCCGTCGGTGTCCCCGTCCCGAACCGGATGGACGGGGAGGCACTCACCGTCGTCCCGACCCCAGCCCGTGAACAGTACCCGCCGTATCCCCACGGTGGCGGCGGCGAGGCGAGACGACGGCTACCAGTCGATGGGACCGACCCCGAACCGATAGGGGAGATAGAATGA
- a CDS encoding 3-keto-5-aminohexanoate cleavage protein: MTYEEYLSGKKLVLTVATTGGVHGKDANPNLPEQPEEIARQVAECERLGAAIVHVHGRDEHGENDASRLQAVNDAIRERCDDIVIQNTTGGQATLPERIQGIRTDPHPEMASLDLGPFKRDQHIITEHTRHNIEQLAIEMQDKGIKPELECFNSGQLQEAKRLIDEGFLDPPYYINIIFGGQVFTPPHPRHVQALVDTLPEDSEFNILATGRHQLPLTLFATILGGHVRIGMEDNLYYERGTQAESNQQLVRRTVDIVDNMGRDLATPDEAREMLGMN; the protein is encoded by the coding sequence ATGACCTACGAGGAGTATCTGTCCGGGAAGAAACTCGTCCTCACCGTCGCGACCACCGGAGGGGTCCACGGGAAGGACGCGAACCCGAACCTCCCGGAGCAACCAGAGGAGATCGCCCGGCAGGTCGCCGAGTGCGAACGACTCGGTGCGGCCATCGTCCACGTCCACGGTCGCGACGAGCACGGCGAGAACGATGCAAGCCGGCTCCAGGCGGTCAACGACGCCATCCGGGAGCGGTGTGACGACATCGTCATCCAGAACACGACAGGTGGACAGGCGACCCTGCCCGAACGAATCCAGGGCATTCGGACCGACCCACACCCGGAGATGGCGTCGCTCGACCTCGGGCCGTTCAAGCGCGACCAGCACATCATCACCGAGCACACACGCCACAACATCGAGCAGCTCGCCATCGAGATGCAGGACAAGGGCATCAAGCCGGAGCTGGAGTGCTTCAACAGCGGTCAGCTCCAGGAGGCCAAACGGCTCATCGACGAGGGGTTCCTCGACCCGCCGTACTACATCAACATCATCTTCGGCGGGCAGGTGTTCACGCCGCCACACCCCCGTCACGTGCAGGCGCTGGTCGACACGCTCCCGGAGGACTCGGAGTTCAACATCCTCGCGACAGGCCGCCACCAGCTCCCGCTCACGCTGTTCGCGACCATCCTCGGTGGCCACGTCCGCATCGGGATGGAGGACAACCTCTACTACGAGCGCGGGACGCAGGCCGAGAGCAACCAGCAGCTGGTCCGCCGGACCGTCGACATCGTCGACAACATGGGGCGCGACCTCGCGACACCGGACGAGGCACGCGAGATGCTCGGCATGAACTGA
- a CDS encoding bacterio-opsin activator domain-containing protein translates to MTESDSHASGESVVEVEFSIEDPAYPFVSATAGQDCIIELADMVPRGEDGYAEFFSITGIESEQVQEIAGSYETLEVHLLREYELGGLFEFLASGDCPAFTLAELGALPRQAISLNGEGRIVAEIPPQYEASSVIDSFLDANPDAALVSKQHRDSFTPMFTGSTLGQVLDTHLTERQQEVLRTAYDAGYYEWPRECSGKGVADDLEISSATFSEHIHAAERNLLTALFDSETGLN, encoded by the coding sequence ATGACAGAGAGTGACTCACATGCCTCGGGGGAATCGGTCGTCGAGGTCGAGTTCTCGATCGAGGACCCGGCGTATCCGTTCGTCTCCGCGACGGCGGGTCAGGACTGCATCATCGAGCTCGCCGACATGGTCCCACGGGGTGAGGATGGGTACGCCGAGTTCTTCAGCATAACCGGGATCGAGTCCGAGCAGGTCCAGGAGATCGCCGGGTCGTACGAGACCCTCGAAGTCCACCTCCTGCGGGAGTACGAACTCGGCGGCCTGTTCGAGTTCCTCGCGTCAGGAGACTGTCCGGCGTTCACCCTCGCAGAGCTGGGTGCACTCCCCCGTCAAGCGATCTCCTTGAACGGGGAGGGTCGCATCGTCGCGGAGATCCCGCCACAGTACGAGGCTTCGTCCGTCATCGATTCGTTCCTCGATGCGAACCCGGACGCGGCGCTCGTTTCGAAACAGCATCGTGACTCCTTCACGCCGATGTTCACTGGCTCGACGCTCGGCCAGGTTCTCGACACCCATCTCACGGAACGACAGCAGGAGGTCCTCCGAACCGCGTACGACGCCGGCTACTACGAGTGGCCCCGCGAGTGCAGCGGAAAGGGGGTTGCCGATGACCTCGAGATCAGTTCCGCGACCTTCTCCGAGCACATTCACGCGGCCGAGCGGAATCTACTCACAGCTCTCTTCGACTCCGAAACGGGACTGAACTGA
- a CDS encoding HalOD1 output domain-containing protein, with translation MIDAIVAVTGTPATELDPLHETIDPDALDRILGAGSGSPARRSNIAVSFSHESCDVTVRADGQVTVRLQTDGL, from the coding sequence GTGATCGACGCCATCGTCGCGGTCACCGGAACCCCAGCCACCGAACTGGACCCGCTCCACGAGACCATCGATCCGGACGCACTGGACCGCATCCTCGGCGCAGGGTCCGGGAGCCCCGCCCGACGTTCGAACATCGCCGTCTCGTTCTCCCACGAGAGCTGTGACGTCACCGTCAGAGCCGACGGACAGGTAACCGTGAGGCTCCAGACGGACGGTCTATAG
- a CDS encoding GNAT family N-acetyltransferase, whose amino-acid sequence MTDDLDVRVVDSVHDVNENQWNNLVEQSDLGSVFHRHGWLALVEEYVPESRPLHVVVSKKGNPVGVLPNFAGPIYLPTATRFGNRLPLRELVSIDPGFGGPVVSTDERDCLELLFDALADETGIGTLYHAIRTNDLGYVRYGKWLARRGYEPTLVNCRFRIPLDDDWPTLKAEMQSGRRRALRQADEDGVEVVERSLDRSTATDLYDDYVANVERVGGVPYEQPFFEALLTEFSDRVRVFTAVHDGEPVGSYVDILDDEQETVHFYFSAIPDEDCFSHHPSEVLHRRGIRWALDHGYRYYDFGATGAHFDETVFRYKSRYGGEAVPTLQWRKGHSRVGWPAFKLGRNVYQKATY is encoded by the coding sequence GTGACCGACGACCTGGACGTCCGGGTCGTCGACAGCGTCCACGACGTCAACGAGAACCAGTGGAACAACCTCGTCGAGCAGTCCGACCTCGGCTCCGTCTTCCACCGACACGGGTGGCTCGCCCTGGTCGAGGAGTACGTCCCCGAGTCACGGCCGCTGCACGTCGTCGTCTCGAAGAAGGGCAACCCGGTCGGTGTGCTCCCGAACTTCGCCGGGCCGATCTACCTCCCGACGGCGACACGGTTCGGGAACCGGCTCCCGCTCCGGGAGCTCGTCAGCATCGACCCGGGGTTCGGTGGGCCGGTGGTCTCGACGGACGAGCGGGACTGTCTCGAACTCCTGTTCGACGCCCTCGCCGACGAGACCGGCATCGGAACCCTCTACCACGCGATCAGGACCAACGACCTCGGCTACGTTCGCTACGGCAAGTGGCTCGCGAGACGAGGCTACGAGCCCACCCTGGTGAACTGCCGGTTCCGTATCCCGCTCGACGACGACTGGCCCACCCTCAAGGCGGAGATGCAGAGCGGGCGGCGTCGAGCACTCAGGCAGGCCGACGAGGACGGCGTCGAGGTCGTCGAACGCTCGCTCGACCGGTCGACCGCGACGGATCTGTACGACGATTACGTCGCGAACGTCGAACGGGTCGGTGGCGTCCCCTACGAACAACCCTTCTTCGAGGCGCTGCTGACCGAGTTCTCCGACCGGGTCCGGGTGTTCACCGCCGTCCACGACGGCGAACCGGTCGGCTCCTACGTCGACATCCTCGACGACGAACAGGAGACCGTCCACTTCTACTTCTCCGCAATCCCCGACGAGGACTGCTTCTCGCACCACCCCTCCGAGGTACTGCACCGCCGGGGGATCAGGTGGGCTCTCGACCACGGCTACCGCTACTACGACTTCGGCGCGACCGGTGCGCACTTCGACGAGACAGTGTTCCGGTACAAGTCCCGCTACGGCGGCGAGGCCGTCCCGACGCTCCAGTGGCGGAAGGGCCACTCGCGGGTCGGCTGGCCGGCGTTCAAGCTCGGCCGGAACGTCTACCAGAAGGCGACGTACTGA
- a CDS encoding GNAT family N-acetyltransferase, translated as MGDGQSGGDDYTIRFFEPADRDGFLELYRSVMGPATEAWFRWKYEENPYVAHVPVVVAVDERDGVVAARPQVPFRMQAGERRTLALRFGDTIVHEDHRRRGLFTRTTAFAMDYYGGQPPRFAFNFPNSLSEPGYRTVGGEFVQELVTHYRVHDPESVLDAGSIPGSDSIAQAGSRLISAARAAERALRRVDPDGSVVRYEEPPAERLAELAARSTERRVHAVRDEAFFRWRFANPRWSYDTYILERDGEALAAVIAGTATTERGTVTNLMEPVPLGRDARPTDATRALLAAVVEDVSDSDLVAVAGGTIDPSLLRRFGFLPDDGRPLSLGASPSRQITYDLANAGEQAWRVGGLDIRRPENWALTFSEHDSR; from the coding sequence ATGGGCGACGGTCAGTCCGGGGGCGACGACTACACGATCAGATTCTTCGAGCCGGCGGACAGGGACGGGTTCCTCGAGCTCTACCGCTCGGTGATGGGCCCGGCGACGGAGGCCTGGTTCCGCTGGAAGTACGAGGAGAACCCGTACGTCGCCCACGTTCCGGTCGTGGTGGCTGTGGACGAACGTGACGGCGTCGTCGCGGCGCGCCCGCAGGTGCCGTTCCGGATGCAGGCGGGTGAGAGACGGACGCTGGCGCTGCGCTTCGGTGACACCATCGTCCACGAGGACCACCGTCGCCGCGGCCTGTTCACCCGGACGACGGCCTTCGCGATGGACTACTACGGCGGACAGCCGCCACGGTTCGCGTTCAACTTCCCGAACTCGCTGTCTGAGCCGGGCTACCGCACCGTCGGCGGCGAGTTCGTCCAGGAGCTGGTGACGCACTACCGCGTCCACGACCCCGAGAGCGTGCTCGACGCCGGCTCGATCCCGGGTTCGGATAGCATCGCCCAGGCCGGCAGCCGGCTCATCTCGGCAGCGCGTGCGGCCGAGCGGGCGCTCCGGCGTGTCGACCCCGACGGGTCGGTCGTCCGGTACGAGGAGCCGCCGGCCGAGCGGCTCGCCGAGCTCGCGGCCCGGTCGACCGAGCGCCGGGTCCACGCGGTCCGGGACGAGGCCTTCTTCCGCTGGCGGTTCGCCAACCCGCGCTGGTCGTACGACACCTACATCCTCGAACGGGACGGGGAGGCGCTCGCAGCAGTCATCGCGGGGACCGCCACGACGGAGCGTGGAACAGTGACCAACCTCATGGAGCCAGTCCCGCTGGGCCGGGACGCGAGGCCGACAGACGCCACACGGGCGCTGCTGGCGGCCGTCGTCGAGGACGTGAGTGATTCCGACCTCGTCGCGGTCGCCGGCGGAACCATCGATCCCTCGTTGCTGCGACGGTTCGGCTTCCTGCCCGACGACGGCCGTCCGCTCTCACTCGGTGCCTCGCCGTCCCGCCAGATCACATACGACCTTGCGAACGCCGGCGAACAGGCGTGGCGGGTCGGTGGGCTGGACATCCGCCGACCGGAGAACTGGGCGCTGACGTTCAGCGAACACGACTCACGGTGA
- a CDS encoding polysaccharide deacetylase family protein, with translation MGTVVLSVDAELAWGFHDKVSPPIDRVEAGREGWRALLRAFDEHDLPATWAVVGHLFLSGCNGSHPDIPAPSGWFLAEREGELADRELFCAPELVGDIGRADAEHDLGIHTFSHVQFGALETTASLARTEIEVAVDVARQAGFDPVSFVFPRNDVGHRDELADSPIRCYRGVRPEGEGGGLAGRGGKLRAAALGPGAPPLVEPTVDEYGLVDIPASLYLYGFQGVGRRVASLLREDPVVGAVRSGLEAAAERDGVLHLWLHPNNLVTERDHQRIRRVCELVARYRDEEGVDVETMRTVASRTLASRADTASNDPKPTDPQSP, from the coding sequence ATGGGTACTGTGGTACTGTCGGTCGACGCGGAGCTCGCGTGGGGCTTCCACGACAAGGTATCGCCCCCGATCGACCGCGTTGAGGCGGGTCGCGAGGGCTGGCGGGCACTGCTACGTGCGTTCGACGAACACGACCTCCCGGCGACCTGGGCCGTGGTGGGCCACCTGTTCTTGAGCGGCTGCAACGGTTCCCACCCGGACATCCCGGCACCGTCGGGCTGGTTCCTCGCGGAGCGGGAGGGAGAGCTGGCCGACCGGGAGCTGTTCTGTGCGCCCGAACTCGTCGGCGATATCGGTCGGGCGGACGCCGAGCACGACCTCGGCATCCACACCTTCTCGCACGTGCAGTTCGGGGCGCTCGAGACGACAGCTTCGCTGGCGCGCACCGAGATCGAGGTCGCGGTCGACGTCGCCCGACAGGCCGGCTTCGACCCCGTCTCGTTCGTGTTCCCCCGGAACGACGTGGGGCACCGCGACGAGCTGGCCGACTCGCCGATACGCTGCTATCGTGGGGTCCGCCCCGAGGGGGAGGGAGGTGGACTCGCCGGCCGTGGCGGGAAGCTGAGAGCGGCGGCGCTCGGCCCGGGGGCCCCGCCCCTCGTCGAACCGACCGTCGACGAGTACGGCCTCGTCGACATCCCCGCGTCGCTCTACCTGTACGGCTTCCAGGGCGTTGGTCGTCGGGTGGCGTCGCTCCTCCGGGAGGACCCCGTCGTGGGTGCCGTCCGGTCCGGACTCGAGGCGGCGGCCGAACGCGACGGCGTCCTCCACCTGTGGCTCCACCCGAACAACCTCGTCACCGAACGCGACCACCAACGAATCAGGCGGGTCTGCGAGCTCGTCGCCCGGTACCGGGACGAGGAAGGTGTCGATGTGGAGACGATGCGAACGGTCGCCAGCCGGACGCTCGCATCCCGAGCCGACACCGCCAGCAACGACCCGAAACCGACCGACCCACAGTCACCGTGA
- a CDS encoding acyltransferase: MSDESRTLSAVGEEGRVDPSAVLGTPPDGEPPTLGHAPRVRAGTVIYSDVVAGDDLQTGHHALVREGTTLGDHVTVGTRAVVDGHTAVGSGTSLQTGAYVPTNSRLGKRVFLGPNATLTNDPYPTRRDVGLDGPKLEADVSIGANATVLPGLTVGERSFVAAGAVVTRDVPPRTLATGVPATFEPLPDELDTRNAEP; this comes from the coding sequence ATGAGCGACGAGTCGCGAACGCTGTCTGCCGTCGGCGAGGAGGGGCGGGTGGACCCGTCGGCCGTGCTCGGGACGCCACCGGACGGGGAGCCACCGACGCTCGGCCACGCGCCGCGGGTGCGGGCGGGGACGGTCATCTACTCCGACGTGGTCGCAGGCGATGACCTCCAGACCGGTCATCACGCGCTCGTTCGGGAGGGAACGACGCTCGGCGACCACGTGACCGTGGGCACCAGAGCGGTCGTCGACGGGCACACGGCGGTCGGCTCGGGTACGAGCCTCCAGACCGGTGCGTACGTCCCGACCAACTCCCGCCTCGGAAAGCGCGTGTTCCTCGGTCCGAACGCGACGTTGACGAACGACCCGTACCCGACCCGCCGTGATGTGGGACTCGACGGGCCGAAACTCGAGGCCGACGTGAGCATCGGCGCGAACGCGACGGTGCTCCCGGGGCTGACCGTCGGCGAACGCTCGTTCGTCGCAGCCGGGGCCGTCGTCACGCGCGACGTCCCGCCGCGGACGCTCGCGACCGGTGTCCCGGCGACGTTCGAACCGCTTCCGGACGAACTCGACACGAGGAACGCGGAGCCATGA